A section of the Sebastes fasciatus isolate fSebFas1 chromosome 21, fSebFas1.pri, whole genome shotgun sequence genome encodes:
- the LOC141759328 gene encoding uncharacterized protein LOC141759328: protein MVSHNPARAVLMLVGFFVFLVSITLNSLSGFGAKSGVFLHSTEDVTIKYTTPITPAPWALFVWDFIYIWVLAMFIYFLVGLCRRSAYDWMYTTPAVLPYGFHVSLIIDICLNITWLFLFDRELLLPVLIISTLMTFTDYMILFFSCHGLKIYGAWLNKYHNIDLWLIRILVLNGIAVYATWGTLSTLLNLTIYLQYQTETSRCDCAMLSLLLLLMELLAWFLLENFYLDDHVRYIVTIYPIVIVWLTGTLSNSGSPGSHIYIFAASILAISCVMFVARIALVTWKHHKRPLYSPSGPSMSPVEIALRQRTLFL from the exons ATGGTGAGCCACAACCCAGCCCGCGCTGTGCTCATGCTTGTTggattttttgtctttttagtcTCAATTACGCTCAACTCTCTGTCAGGATTCGGTGCTAAATCAG GTGTTTTCCTGCACAGCACAGAGGATGTAACAATCAAGTATACGACTCCCATAACTCCTGCTCCGTGGGCTCTGTTTGTCTGGGATTTCATTTATATTTGGGTTCTTGCCATGTTCATATACTTTTTAGTGGGACTCTGCAGAAG GAGCGCTTATGACTGGATGTACACCACGCCAGCAGTGCTGCCCTATGGATTTCACGTCTCCCTCATCATCGATATTTGCTTGAACATTACATGGTTGTTTCTGTTTGACAGAGA gttGTTGCTGCCGGTGCTGATAATCTCAACACTCATGACGTTCACCGATTACATGATCCTATTTTTCTCCTGTCATGGACTGAAGATCTATGGAGCCTGGTTGAACAAATATCACAACATAGACCTCTGGCTCATCAGGATACTG GTGCTAAATGGAATAGCGGTATATGCAACATGGGGGACTCTCTCCACTCTACTCAACCTGACGATATACTTGCAGTATCAGACAGAAACCTCTAGATGTGACTGTGCAATGctgtcgctgctgctgcttctgatgGAGCTGTTAGCCTG GTTCTTGTTAGAGAATTTCTACCTTGATGACCATGTGCGTTATATTGTGACCATCTATCCCATTGTTATCGTGTGGTTGACAGGCACCCTGAGCAATTCTGGCTCTCCTGGAAGTCACATTTACATCTTTGCAG CTTCGATCCTGGCTATTTCCTGCGTCATGTTCGTGGCACGCATCGCCCTGGTCACATGGAAGCATCACAAACGGCCGCTTTACAGTCCCAGTGGACCCAGTATGTCACCAGTGGAAATAGCCTTGAGACAAAGAACACTCTTTTTATGA